From one Streptococcus pneumoniae genomic stretch:
- the purK gene encoding 5-(carboxyamino)imidazole ribonucleotide synthase: MTLSKTIGIIGGGQLGQMMAIAAIYCGHKVITLDPAANCPASRVSEVIVADYADVKALRTLAERCDVLTYEFENVDADSLDAAADKALLPQGTELLRIAQNRIAEKAFLTKAAVGLAPHRVVKSSRDLADYDFSTTRVLKTATGGYDGHGQVVIRDEESLAQAKVLADQTDCVLEDFVPFDMEISVLVSGNGRELTVFPVQENIHCNNILSKTIVPARISKNLAEKSVQIARKIATDLQLFGTLCIEMFVAESQILVNEIAPRPHNSGHYSIEACNFSQFDTHILGILGAALPEIQLYAPAVMLNVLGQDMEAAQTFIANHPQAHLHLYGKAEAKHNRKMGHVTLLTEEVNEATL, from the coding sequence ATGACCTTATCTAAGACAATTGGGATTATCGGTGGTGGACAGCTGGGGCAGATGATGGCAATCGCAGCTATTTACTGTGGACACAAGGTCATCACGCTCGATCCAGCAGCGAATTGCCCAGCTTCTCGGGTGAGTGAAGTCATCGTAGCGGACTATGCAGATGTAAAGGCTCTCCGCACTTTAGCGGAGCGTTGTGATGTCTTGACCTATGAATTTGAAAATGTCGATGCGGACAGTCTTGACGCAGCAGCTGATAAGGCACTTCTGCCCCAAGGGACAGAGTTGCTGCGAATTGCCCAAAATCGGATTGCGGAAAAAGCCTTTTTGACCAAAGCAGCGGTGGGGCTAGCGCCTCACAGGGTGGTCAAGTCAAGCCGTGATTTGGCAGACTATGACTTTTCGACAACACGGGTGCTGAAAACTGCGACAGGTGGCTATGACGGGCATGGTCAGGTGGTCATTCGTGACGAGGAAAGCTTGGCGCAGGCAAAAGTCTTGGCAGATCAGACCGACTGCGTATTGGAAGATTTTGTCCCCTTTGACATGGAAATTTCAGTCCTTGTTTCAGGAAACGGGCGAGAGCTGACCGTTTTTCCAGTTCAGGAAAATATCCATTGCAACAACATTTTGTCTAAAACCATTGTTCCGGCTCGTATTTCTAAAAATTTAGCAGAAAAATCTGTCCAAATAGCAAGAAAAATTGCCACAGACTTGCAACTTTTTGGTACACTATGTATAGAGATGTTTGTGGCGGAATCGCAGATTTTGGTCAATGAAATCGCTCCGCGCCCTCATAACTCGGGTCATTACAGCATTGAGGCTTGTAATTTTTCCCAGTTTGATACCCATATCTTGGGGATTTTAGGCGCAGCCTTGCCAGAAATCCAGCTCTATGCCCCAGCCGTCATGCTCAATGTCTTGGGGCAGGATATGGAAGCCGCACAAACCTTTATAGCTAACCACCCCCAAGCTCATCTGCATCTGTACGGCAAGGCAGAAGCCAAGCACAACCGCAAAATGGGGCATGTGACCTTATTGACGGAGGAAGTGAATGAAGCGACCTTATAA
- a CDS encoding phosphoribosylaminoimidazole carboxylase, whose protein sequence is MHQIIVHAFADQVAVVEVLFASQDKEKVAAKYQELQTKFPNDYLAIYDLPLDVDLDTLPHYPSVEISKEDFE, encoded by the coding sequence ATGCACCAAATCATCGTTCATGCCTTTGCAGATCAAGTCGCAGTTGTGGAGGTACTCTTTGCCAGTCAGGACAAAGAAAAAGTAGCTGCCAAGTACCAAGAATTACAGACGAAATTTCCAAACGACTATCTAGCCATTTATGATTTGCCGCTTGATGTGGATCTCGATACCTTGCCACACTATCCATCGGTGGAAATTAGCAAGGAAGATTTTGAGTAG
- the purB gene encoding adenylosuccinate lyase, with product MLNRYTRPEMGAIWTEENKYKAWLEVEILADEAWAELGEIPKKDVEKIRANAGFDIDRILEIEQETRHDVVAFTRAVSETLGEERKWVHYGLTSTDVVDTAYGYLYKQANDIIREDLRRFTEIVANKAREHKYTIMMGRTHGVHAEPTTFGLKLATWYSEMKRNIERFERAAEGVEAGKISGAVGNFANIPPFVEEYVCEKLGIRPQEISTQVLPRDLHAEYFAALAMIATSIERMATEIRGLQKSEQREVEEFFAKGQKGSSAMPHKRNPIGSENMTGLARVIRGHMVTAFENVALWHERDISHSSAERIITPDTTILIDYMLNRFGNIVKNLTVFPENMKRNMESTFGLIYSQRVMLSLIEKGMTREEAYDLVQPKTAYAWDNQTAFKPLLEADEQVTNRLTQAEIDELFDPFYYAKRVDDIFERIGL from the coding sequence ATGCTAAACCGTTACACTCGCCCTGAAATGGGGGCTATTTGGACAGAGGAAAATAAATACAAAGCCTGGCTTGAGGTGGAAATCTTGGCTGATGAGGCTTGGGCTGAGTTAGGGGAAATCCCTAAGAAAGATGTGGAAAAAATCCGTGCTAATGCTGGATTTGACATCGACCGTATTTTGGAAATCGAGCAAGAAACCCGCCATGATGTGGTGGCCTTTACCCGTGCGGTATCTGAGACCTTGGGCGAGGAGCGTAAGTGGGTGCACTACGGCTTGACATCGACCGACGTAGTGGATACGGCTTACGGATATCTTTATAAGCAGGCCAATGACATTATCCGTGAGGATTTGCGTCGTTTTACAGAGATTGTCGCAAACAAGGCACGTGAGCACAAGTACACCATTATGATGGGGCGTACCCACGGGGTGCATGCGGAGCCAACGACCTTCGGGCTTAAACTCGCTACTTGGTACAGCGAAATGAAGCGCAATATCGAGCGTTTCGAGCGTGCGGCAGAAGGTGTCGAAGCAGGGAAAATCTCTGGTGCGGTTGGCAACTTTGCCAATATCCCACCTTTTGTGGAGGAGTATGTCTGTGAAAAATTAGGCATTCGTCCGCAGGAAATTTCAACGCAGGTTCTTCCACGTGATCTTCATGCAGAATACTTTGCAGCCCTTGCAATGATTGCAACCTCAATCGAGCGCATGGCAACAGAAATCCGTGGTCTGCAAAAATCAGAACAACGTGAGGTAGAAGAATTCTTTGCCAAGGGGCAAAAAGGAAGCTCAGCTATGCCTCACAAGCGCAATCCAATCGGGTCTGAAAACATGACAGGTCTTGCGCGCGTGATTCGTGGGCACATGGTGACTGCCTTTGAAAATGTAGCTCTCTGGCATGAACGTGACATTTCCCACTCATCAGCAGAGCGGATTATCACGCCGGATACGACGATTTTGATTGACTACATGCTCAACCGTTTTGGAAATATCGTGAAAAACTTGACAGTATTCCCAGAAAATATGAAGCGCAATATGGAGTCAACTTTCGGCTTGATTTACAGCCAACGCGTGATGCTTTCCTTGATTGAAAAGGGCATGACGCGCGAAGAAGCCTATGATTTGGTGCAGCCCAAAACAGCTTATGCTTGGGACAATCAAACTGCCTTCAAACCATTACTTGAAGCAGATGAACAGGTGACAAACCGCCTTACTCAAGCTGAAATTGATGAACTCTTTGACCCGTTTTACTATGCCAAACGCGTAGATGACATCTTTGAGCGTATAGGCTTGTAA
- a CDS encoding glycoside hydrolase family 3 N-terminal domain-containing protein: protein MPIQHQSKETKVREEVLAEPEKQLSKEEQIVARYLKEMTIEEKVGALFFARLPVDTALADLEEYHLGGYILFGRDFEGRKLEDIRLLTETLQKNAKIPLLIGSDEEGGQVSRVSAILPEAFRSPMDLYHEEGGLEAVVQDTREKAKLLKSIGIHTGLAPVADYASSPESFIYNRTIGEDIKTTATYVKRVVEAMKEEQFGSTLKHFPGYGDNGDSHSELIYDARSLEELEQKDFLPFKAGIEAGADSVLVSHNILTAIDQVPSSISPKITQILREKLQFDGVIMTDDFDMAGLANFMSQEEAAYQAIVAGNDFIITSQYASQIPYLLDKVHHGELSEERLDQSLVRILKWKYKLGLLPE from the coding sequence ATGCCTATTCAGCATCAGTCAAAAGAAACAAAAGTCAGAGAAGAAGTGTTAGCTGAGCCAGAAAAACAACTGTCAAAAGAAGAGCAAATAGTAGCCAGGTATCTAAAGGAGATGACGATAGAAGAGAAAGTGGGAGCTTTATTTTTTGCTCGTCTGCCTGTGGATACGGCTTTGGCGGATTTAGAAGAGTATCATCTTGGAGGCTATATTTTATTTGGACGTGATTTTGAAGGTCGGAAGTTAGAAGATATTCGACTGTTGACAGAGACCTTGCAAAAGAATGCGAAAATTCCTTTACTGATTGGATCAGATGAGGAAGGTGGGCAGGTGTCGCGGGTTAGCGCTATTTTGCCAGAAGCATTTCGCTCGCCGATGGATTTGTACCATGAGGAGGGGGGCTTAGAGGCTGTTGTCCAAGATACGAGAGAGAAAGCTAAATTGCTAAAATCCATTGGAATTCATACAGGCTTAGCTCCTGTGGCAGACTATGCGAGTTCTCCTGAGTCTTTTATCTATAATCGGACGATTGGTGAGGATATTAAGACGACTGCAACATATGTAAAAAGGGTTGTGGAGGCGATGAAAGAGGAGCAGTTTGGCTCTACTTTGAAGCATTTTCCGGGCTACGGGGACAATGGGGATTCTCATTCAGAGTTGATTTATGATGCTAGGTCATTAGAGGAGTTGGAACAAAAGGATTTCTTGCCTTTTAAGGCGGGAATAGAGGCAGGGGCAGACAGTGTCTTGGTTTCTCACAATATTTTAACCGCCATTGATCAGGTGCCTTCTTCTATTTCACCAAAAATCACGCAGATTTTACGAGAAAAATTGCAGTTTGATGGGGTCATTATGACCGATGATTTTGATATGGCTGGTCTAGCGAATTTTATGTCTCAAGAAGAGGCAGCTTATCAGGCTATCGTGGCAGGAAATGACTTTATTATCACATCGCAATATGCGAGTCAGATTCCCTATCTGCTTGACAAAGTCCATCATGGAGAATTGAGCGAGGAGCGGCTGGACCAGTCGCTTGTTCGGATTTTGAAATGGAAGTATAAACTGGGCTTGCTTCCAGAATAA
- a CDS encoding ribose-phosphate diphosphokinase — protein sequence MSFSDLKLFALSSNQELAKRVAKEIGMELGKSTVRQFSDGEIQVNIEESIRGKHVYILQSTSSPVNDNLMEILIMVDALKRASAESINVVMPYYGYARQDRKARAREPITSKLVANMLQVAGVNRLLTVDLHAAQIQGFFDIPVDHLMGAPLIADYFERRGMTGSDYVVVSPDHGGVTRARKLAEFLKTPIAIIDKRRSVDKMNTSEVMNIIGKVEGKTCILIDDMIDTAGTICHAADALAEAGAVEVYASCTHPVLSGPAMENIEKSAIKNLVVLDTIAIPEDRLIDKIVQISTAELLSEAIVRIHEKRPLSPLFEI from the coding sequence ATGTCGTTTTCTGATTTAAAGCTCTTTGCCTTGTCGTCAAACCAAGAGTTAGCTAAGCGTGTTGCCAAAGAGATTGGGATGGAGCTTGGAAAGTCAACTGTTCGTCAATTTTCCGATGGGGAAATTCAGGTCAATATTGAGGAATCGATTCGTGGAAAGCACGTCTATATCCTGCAATCAACCAGCTCGCCGGTCAATGATAATTTGATGGAAATCCTCATCATGGTCGATGCTTTAAAACGGGCAAGTGCAGAGTCGATCAATGTGGTGATGCCCTACTATGGCTATGCACGTCAAGACCGCAAGGCTCGTGCGCGTGAGCCAATCACGTCAAAATTGGTCGCAAATATGTTGCAAGTTGCTGGAGTCAATCGCTTGCTTACAGTTGATTTGCATGCAGCCCAGATTCAAGGATTCTTTGATATTCCGGTCGATCATTTGATGGGTGCGCCTTTGATTGCGGATTACTTTGAGCGCCGTGGTATGACAGGGAGTGACTATGTCGTGGTCAGCCCAGACCATGGGGGTGTGACCCGTGCGCGTAAGTTGGCAGAATTTTTGAAAACACCGATTGCCATCATTGACAAACGTCGGAGTGTCGATAAGATGAACACCAGCGAGGTGATGAATATCATCGGAAAAGTAGAAGGCAAGACCTGTATCTTGATTGATGATATGATTGACACTGCAGGAACCATTTGCCATGCGGCAGATGCCTTGGCAGAAGCTGGTGCGGTAGAGGTCTATGCTTCTTGTACCCATCCTGTTTTATCCGGACCTGCTATGGAAAATATCGAAAAATCAGCGATTAAAAACTTGGTTGTTTTGGATACCATTGCCATTCCTGAAGACCGCTTGATTGATAAGATTGTGCAAATTTCAACTGCGGAACTCTTATCAGAAGCGATTGTTCGTATTCATGAAAAACGTCCATTGTCTCCTTTGTTTGAGATTTAG
- a CDS encoding 8-oxo-dGTP diphosphatase gives MARSQEAILTNMCLIEDQEAGKVLVQYRSPERYPWSGYAFPGGHIEKGESLHEAVVREVFEETGLTIVHPQLVGVKHWQTDAGIRYLVFCYKATEFSGELVSSSEGEVSWVEKSKLPEMELAYDMLLSLKMMEDETLSEFYYSEKIDGKWQKHFY, from the coding sequence ATGGCACGTTCACAAGAAGCCATTTTGACCAATATGTGCTTGATAGAGGATCAAGAAGCAGGGAAGGTCTTGGTCCAATACCGCTCGCCTGAGCGATACCCTTGGTCAGGTTATGCCTTTCCAGGAGGACATATCGAAAAAGGAGAGTCGCTTCATGAGGCTGTGGTTCGTGAAGTCTTTGAGGAGACGGGCTTAACGATTGTACATCCACAGTTAGTAGGGGTGAAGCACTGGCAGACGGATGCTGGGATTCGTTATTTGGTCTTTTGTTACAAGGCGACAGAATTTTCAGGAGAATTGGTGTCATCAAGCGAAGGAGAGGTTTCGTGGGTGGAGAAGTCAAAACTGCCTGAGATGGAATTAGCTTATGACATGCTCTTGAGTCTTAAGATGATGGAAGATGAAACTTTATCTGAGTTTTATTATTCTGAAAAGATTGATGGAAAGTGGCAAAAGCATTTTTACTAA
- a CDS encoding pyridoxal phosphate-dependent aminotransferase codes for MDLSTRFNKQLDKIEISLIRQFDQSISDIPGILRLTLGEPDFPTPEHIKEAAKRAIDANKSYYTGMSGLLELRQAASSFVKEKYGLSYNPDNEVLVTIGATEALSATLSAILEEGDVVLLPAPAYPGYEPIVTLMGAEIVEIDTTENGFVLTPEMLEQAIIEQGDKLKAVILNYPANPTGVTYSRSQMAAFAEVLRKYDIFVICDEVYSELTYTGEPHVSLAECLREQTIVITGLSKSHAMTGWRLGFIFAPQNFTAQIIKSHQYLVTAANTMAQYAGIEALTVGRNDAEPMKAEYIKRRDYIIEKMTALGFTIVKPDGAFYIFAKIPEGYTQDSFAFLQDFAREKAVAFIPGAAFGKYGEGYVRLSYAASMETIQEALERLKDYMKL; via the coding sequence ATGGATTTGAGCACGCGATTTAATAAGCAGTTGGATAAGATTGAGATTTCCTTGATTCGTCAATTTGACCAGTCGATTTCAGATATTCCAGGGATTTTGCGCTTGACTTTGGGTGAACCTGATTTTCCAACGCCAGAGCATATCAAAGAGGCGGCAAAACGTGCGATTGATGCGAATAAAAGCTACTATACAGGCATGAGTGGGCTTTTGGAATTGCGCCAAGCAGCAAGCAGTTTTGTGAAAGAGAAATACGGTTTGTCCTACAATCCAGATAATGAGGTGTTAGTAACGATTGGGGCGACAGAGGCCTTATCTGCAACCCTCAGTGCCATTTTGGAGGAGGGGGATGTAGTGCTTCTTCCTGCGCCTGCTTATCCAGGGTATGAGCCGATTGTGACCTTGATGGGGGCGGAGATTGTGGAGATTGATACCACAGAAAACGGCTTTGTTCTCACGCCAGAAATGCTGGAGCAAGCGATTATTGAGCAAGGAGACAAGCTCAAGGCTGTGATTTTGAACTATCCTGCTAATCCGACAGGGGTGACCTATTCGAGAAGTCAGATGGCTGCTTTTGCAGAAGTTTTGAGAAAATATGACATCTTTGTCATCTGTGATGAGGTTTATTCGGAATTGACCTATACGGGTGAGCCACATGTGTCTTTGGCAGAATGTTTACGAGAGCAGACCATTGTTATCACTGGCTTATCTAAATCTCATGCCATGACAGGCTGGCGTTTGGGCTTTATCTTTGCGCCGCAAAATTTCACAGCACAAATCATTAAGAGCCACCAATACTTGGTCACAGCAGCCAATACCATGGCGCAATATGCAGGGATTGAGGCTTTGACGGTTGGGCGTAATGACGCAGAGCCGATGAAGGCTGAGTACATCAAGCGCAGAGATTACATTATCGAGAAAATGACGGCTCTTGGCTTTACCATTGTCAAACCAGATGGTGCTTTCTACATTTTTGCCAAGATTCCAGAGGGATATACCCAAGATTCCTTTGCTTTCTTGCAGGATTTTGCGCGTGAAAAGGCGGTTGCCTTCATCCCAGGAGCTGCCTTTGGTAAGTACGGTGAGGGTTATGTGCGTTTGTCTTACGCTGCCAGTATGGAAACCATTCAAGAAGCCTTGGAGCGCTTGAAAGATTATATGAAGCTATGA
- the recO gene encoding DNA repair protein RecO: MMESISSKGIVLYNRNFREHDKLVKIFTEKSGKRMFFVKHATNSKLSPVIQPLVSADFLLKINDEGLSYIEDYQDVTSFQGINSDLFRMSYATYVAALADASLEDNRYDPALFAFLQKTLELMEEELDYEVLTNIFEIQILSRFGVSLNFHECCFCHRVGLPFDFSFRFSGVLCPDHYQEDSYRACLHPNIVFLLDQFQAVEFQELEKISLNQEIKKDLRLVIDQIYEEYVGIHLKAKKFIDSLGDWGSILKEPE, translated from the coding sequence ATGATGGAGTCCATCAGTAGTAAAGGAATTGTCCTTTACAATCGTAATTTTCGTGAGCATGATAAGCTGGTCAAGATTTTCACGGAAAAAAGTGGCAAGCGAATGTTTTTCGTGAAACATGCGACGAACTCAAAGCTCAGCCCTGTCATTCAGCCCTTAGTATCAGCGGATTTTTTGCTAAAAATCAATGATGAGGGTTTAAGCTATATCGAGGATTACCAAGATGTGACGAGCTTTCAAGGAATTAACAGCGATTTATTTAGGATGAGCTATGCGACCTATGTGGCAGCTTTGGCAGATGCTAGCCTAGAGGACAATCGCTATGATCCAGCTCTGTTTGCCTTTTTGCAAAAGACTTTGGAGCTGATGGAAGAAGAACTCGATTATGAGGTTTTGACCAATATTTTTGAAATCCAGATTTTAAGCCGCTTTGGGGTATCCTTGAATTTTCACGAGTGTTGTTTCTGCCATCGGGTGGGCTTACCTTTTGACTTTTCCTTTCGTTTTAGTGGGGTGTTGTGCCCTGACCACTACCAAGAGGATTCGTACAGAGCTTGTCTTCACCCCAATATCGTCTTTCTCTTGGACCAGTTTCAAGCAGTAGAATTTCAAGAATTGGAAAAGATTTCCTTAAATCAGGAGATTAAAAAAGACCTGCGTTTGGTCATTGATCAGATTTATGAAGAGTATGTAGGCATTCATTTGAAAGCCAAGAAATTTATTGATTCTCTGGGAGACTGGGGAAGTATTTTAAAGGAGCCAGAATGA
- the plsX gene encoding phosphate acyltransferase PlsX produces MKKIAVDAMGGDYAPQSIVEGVNQAIQEFPDIEIILYGDEEKIKTYLTANERVTIVHTNEKIDSDDEPTKAIRRKKNASMVLAARAVKQKEADALLSAGNTGALLAAGFFIVGRMKSIDRPALLSTLPTTDGKGFDMMDLGANAENTPQHLHQYAIMGSFYAEQVRGVSRPRVGLLNNGTESSKGDPLRKETYDLLSADASINFVGNVEARDLMSGVADVVVTDGFTGNAVLKTMEGTAMGIMGQLKTSILKGGWKAKLGALLLKGSLRELKQSLDYSDVGGAVLFGVAAPVVKTHGSSDAKAVYSTLRQIRTMLETAVVEKAVAEFSGE; encoded by the coding sequence ATGAAAAAAATAGCAGTAGATGCCATGGGCGGTGATTACGCTCCTCAATCCATTGTCGAAGGGGTCAATCAAGCCATCCAAGAATTTCCAGATATAGAAATCATCCTCTACGGCGATGAGGAAAAAATCAAGACCTATTTGACTGCGAATGAGCGTGTGACCATCGTTCATACAAACGAGAAAATCGATTCAGATGATGAGCCGACTAAAGCCATTCGGCGCAAGAAAAATGCCAGTATGGTCTTAGCTGCTCGTGCAGTCAAACAGAAAGAAGCAGACGCTCTTTTGTCAGCAGGAAATACTGGAGCGCTTCTTGCAGCTGGATTTTTCATTGTGGGACGAATGAAGAGCATTGATCGTCCAGCTCTTTTATCGACCTTGCCAACGACAGATGGTAAAGGTTTTGACATGATGGATTTAGGGGCTAATGCGGAAAATACACCGCAGCATTTGCACCAGTATGCTATTATGGGATCTTTTTATGCTGAGCAGGTCCGTGGTGTGAGTCGTCCGCGTGTGGGGCTATTAAACAACGGTACAGAAAGTAGCAAGGGTGACCCATTGCGTAAGGAAACCTATGATCTTTTATCAGCGGATGCGTCTATCAACTTTGTCGGAAATGTGGAGGCGCGTGATTTGATGAGTGGAGTTGCCGATGTAGTGGTGACGGATGGCTTCACTGGAAATGCAGTACTAAAGACCATGGAAGGCACAGCCATGGGCATTATGGGACAGTTGAAAACGAGTATTCTCAAAGGTGGTTGGAAAGCGAAATTAGGGGCTTTGTTGCTTAAGGGGAGCCTTCGAGAGCTCAAGCAATCTTTGGATTACTCAGATGTTGGTGGAGCAGTTTTGTTTGGTGTAGCCGCACCGGTCGTGAAGACCCATGGCTCAAGTGATGCTAAAGCCGTATATAGCACGCTACGTCAAATTCGCACCATGCTAGAAACAGCCGTGGTGGAGAAAGCTGTGGCAGAATTTTCAGGAGAGTAA
- a CDS encoding phosphopantetheine-binding protein: MTNKETYQQLVAIIEERKGKDFQVRPELSLKDDLQVDSVDLMEFILTIEDTFAIEISDEEIDRLENIRDILNLIEEKK; encoded by the coding sequence ATGACCAATAAAGAAACCTATCAGCAGTTAGTAGCGATTATTGAAGAGCGAAAGGGCAAGGACTTTCAAGTTCGACCAGAATTGAGTTTAAAGGATGACTTGCAGGTGGATTCGGTGGATTTGATGGAGTTTATTCTCACCATCGAAGATACGTTTGCCATTGAAATCTCAGATGAAGAGATTGATAGGCTTGAAAATATCCGCGATATTCTCAACTTGATTGAAGAGAAAAAATAG
- the srtB gene encoding class B sortase, LPKTxAVK-specific, with product MSRVSRRNPKKANCISLVLSILVFLAALAFFVWKMFVTTPEMTTPTAPKQDVTSSVVSKSYTVSQEEKDYLKQRFEPLLQTNAETIGYIYIPKTLLDEPVVQTTDNATYLDKTFEGENVPLLGAVFMDTDNSKHFSDQLTWLFAHARGSLVPDHRMFKVVNYYQDQNYFNEHPYVVVETPERKYYYEAIADVIVPENTAFYKTAFQNEEEFQTQLQDVYKLANVKKPNVKVSAKDKYLVLSTCLEEDDTMRSNLYLRQIPDRELTDFLAAHGDQLAYTPTR from the coding sequence ATGAGTCGAGTATCTCGTCGTAACCCCAAAAAAGCGAATTGTATTTCACTTGTTTTGAGTATCTTAGTCTTTTTAGCAGCTTTGGCATTTTTTGTCTGGAAGATGTTTGTAACGACTCCAGAAATGACTACACCGACTGCTCCTAAGCAAGATGTGACGAGTAGTGTTGTTTCAAAATCTTATACAGTCTCTCAAGAGGAAAAAGATTATCTCAAACAACGGTTTGAACCTCTACTTCAAACCAATGCAGAGACAATCGGTTATATCTATATTCCAAAAACTCTTTTAGATGAACCAGTCGTTCAAACGACTGACAATGCTACTTATTTGGATAAAACTTTTGAAGGGGAAAATGTTCCGCTTCTTGGAGCGGTCTTTATGGATACAGATAACAGTAAACATTTCAGTGATCAGTTGACTTGGTTATTTGCCCATGCGCGTGGGAGTCTTGTTCCAGACCATCGCATGTTTAAAGTGGTGAACTATTACCAAGACCAAAATTACTTTAATGAACATCCCTATGTCGTAGTGGAAACACCAGAAAGAAAGTATTACTATGAAGCGATTGCAGATGTGATTGTACCAGAAAATACAGCTTTCTACAAAACAGCTTTTCAAAATGAAGAAGAATTCCAAACACAATTACAGGATGTTTACAAACTTGCCAATGTGAAAAAGCCAAATGTGAAAGTGAGTGCTAAAGATAAGTATCTTGTCCTTTCTACCTGCTTAGAAGAAGATGATACCATGCGTTCAAATCTCTATCTTCGTCAGATTCCTGATAGGGAGTTGACAGATTTCCTAGCAGCACACGGAGATCAGTTGGCTTATACTCCAACAAGATAA
- a CDS encoding low molecular weight protein-tyrosine-phosphatase → MKKVVFVCLGNICRSPMAEFVMKSLTDEIYIESRATSSWEHGNPIHQGTQKILQEYGIDYDKKKTSQQMSDMDFANFDYIIGMDSANIRDLNKMAPAAYKEKIVPFTSQSVPDPWYTGDFQETYDIVQKGCQEWLERLGKE, encoded by the coding sequence ATGAAAAAAGTTGTTTTTGTATGTTTGGGAAATATCTGTCGCAGTCCGATGGCAGAGTTTGTGATGAAAAGTTTGACGGATGAAATCTATATCGAAAGTCGTGCCACATCCAGCTGGGAACATGGCAATCCGATTCACCAAGGAACGCAGAAAATCCTACAAGAGTACGGGATTGACTATGACAAGAAAAAGACTTCCCAGCAAATGTCAGATATGGATTTTGCGAACTTTGATTACATTATTGGCATGGATAGTGCCAATATCCGAGATTTAAACAAGATGGCACCGGCAGCCTATAAAGAAAAAATTGTGCCTTTTACGTCGCAAAGTGTACCTGATCCTTGGTACACAGGGGATTTTCAAGAAACCTATGATATTGTGCAAAAAGGCTGTCAAGAATGGCTGGAAAGATTAGGCAAAGAATAG
- a CDS encoding MORN repeat-containing protein, whose protein sequence is MEKIRELYETYKVYLTRQNIEIFSVMVIVISALVVFTSSIPSHGVLTLDKGSIKYDGSLVRGKMNGEGTLTFANGDTYKGKFRNGTFNGKGTFTAKAGWTYEGDFVNGQPEGQGTLTTESNTIYKGKFKQGIYQNAH, encoded by the coding sequence ATGGAAAAAATCAGAGAATTATATGAAACTTATAAGGTTTATTTGACACGGCAAAATATTGAGATTTTCTCAGTCATGGTGATTGTGATTTCAGCCTTGGTGGTGTTTACATCAAGTATTCCTAGTCATGGGGTCTTGACCTTGGACAAGGGGAGCATCAAATATGATGGGAGCTTGGTTCGTGGCAAGATGAATGGAGAAGGAACCTTGACTTTTGCGAATGGAGATACCTATAAAGGGAAGTTTCGAAATGGAACCTTTAATGGCAAAGGTACTTTTACCGCGAAAGCTGGCTGGACGTACGAAGGAGACTTTGTTAATGGTCAGCCAGAAGGTCAGGGAACTTTGACAACAGAGAGTAATACGATTTATAAAGGCAAGTTTAAACAGGGGATTTATCAGAATGCGCATTAA